A genomic segment from Torulaspora globosa chromosome 3, complete sequence encodes:
- the CAB5 gene encoding putative dephospho-CoA kinase (ancestral locus Anc_8.404) — protein MLVLGLTGGIACGKSTVSRRLREKHKLAIIDADQVARDVVEPGQDAYNRILDAFNGKVSNLTLPDGHLNRGALGRWVFEHPDDLKKLNCITHPAVRYGIFKKILVCYLCGYRMCVLDVPLLYEAGLDRLCGITVTVVSDQEQQVERILVRNPGMTREDALNRIKAQMTTEERIERADYVLENNRDVPYLFRQVDELVAKVNPTLLRTVLEYFPPFGAVSAAALVLSKSFLNSHKRKMQ, from the coding sequence ATGCTTGTGTTGGGACTCACTGGTGGAATCGCTTGCGGTAAGAGTACGGTCTCGAGGAGGCTGCGGGAGAAGCACAAGTTGGCGATCATTGATGCTGATCAGGTAGCCAGGGACGTCGTGGAACCAGGCCAAGATGCATACAACAGGATTCTAGATGCTTTCAATGGCAAGGTTTCTAATTTGACACTTCCAGATGGGCATCTTAACAGAGGTGCGCTCGGTAGGTGGGTATTCGAGCATCCCGACGACTTAAAGAAGTTGAACTGCATCACACACCCGGCTGTCAGATATGgcatcttcaagaagatcctGGTGTGCTACCTTTGTGGCTACCGAATGTGTGTTTTAGACGTTCCACTACTATATGAGGCAGGTCTTGATAGACTGTGTGGGATTACAGTGACAGTTGTGTCGGATCAGGAACAGCAGGTCGAGAGAATTCTGGTTAGAAACCCTGGAATGACTCGGGAGGATGCGCTCAACAGGATCAAAGCTCAAATGACTACAGAGGAGCGCATCGAAAGAGCGGACTATGTGCTGGAAAACAATAGAGATGTGCCCTACCTTTTCAGGCAGGTCGACGAGCTTGTCGCCAAAGTGAATCCGACACTGCTCAGGACGGTCCTCGAATACTTCCCGCCGTTCGGAGCCGTAAGTGCAGCTGCTTTAGTCTTATCAAAATCGTTCTTGAACTCTCACAAAAGGAAGATGCAGTGA
- the RKM2 gene encoding protein-lysine N-methyltransferase (ancestral locus Anc_8.406): protein MSQLLRMALANRSMLLDNRLEKLVAWLGCSDQFYLSDDVEVNECEESGRGVVLKGGALKKNETVVRVPNRYQLNFNSILWNMSLFNRRICVSGITVSERERQIQREQLDDNDPRFRLYSVLDQETVLSFSSFQLLAFYILVERVLLPLWFNGSIQSFWQPFFDVWPSKEELGSIPAIWNNSASSRDKKLLGLLPLASQKLIKKKNALLRQDWDTIRPWLVSSCEQLWQEGHQCPSIEEIYEDFLHVYFIINSRCLYSEVQLKKDDVESQFTMVPFVDFLNHTDEVDQHCYPEITRDRKDRLMGVFSLKCGKRGYVKAGENILLNYGPHSNDFLLNEYGFVLQENRWNFIDISDEVTNLIGGDAVMMEFLKEHAYWDNYTINYSEISYRALVALSLLVTQDYRRVEKLLLGYISEDYFLPKISDKLRELLERLLESYRDRLESLTTQPGMPANFSARNLGTIYRGYIDIIEHHLGSLS, encoded by the coding sequence ATGAGCCAACTTCTTAGAATGGCCTTAGCAAACAGATCAATGTTGTTGGATAACCGGTTAGAAAAGCTGGTTGCCTGGCTAGGATGCTCCGATCAATTCTATCTATCTGATGATGTCGAGGTGAATGAATGTGAAGAATCAGGTAGAGGTGTGGTTCTCAAAGGCGGcgccttgaagaagaatgagaCGGTGGTTAGGGTACCGAATCGATATCAGTTGAATTTCAATAGTATTCTGTGGAACATGTCTCTCTTCAACCGCAGAATATGCGTCAGTGGTATCACCGTGAGCGAGCGTGAGAGACAGATACAGCGGGAGCAGCTTGATGACAATGACCCTAGATTCCGGCTATATTCTGTGCTTGACCAAGAGACTGTACTGTCATTCAGTTCGTTTCAATTGTTGGCGTTTTACATTTTGGTTGAACGAGTGTTATTACCCTTGTGGTTCAATGGATCAATTCAATCGTTTTGGCAGCCGTTTTTCGACGTTTGGCCCTCTAAGGAGGAACTGGGATCTATACCAGCTATTTGGAACAACTCAGCATCCTCTAgagacaagaagctgcttgGATTACTACCGCTGGCATCGCAAAAGCTTataaagaagaagaacgCCTTATTGAGACAAGATTGGGATACCATCCGTCCTTGGTTGGTTAGCAGTTGCGAGCAGTTGTGGCAAGAAGGTCATCAGTGCCcatcaattgaagaaatttaTGAAGATTTTTTGCATGTATACTTCATCATTAACTCCAGATGCTTATACTCAGAAGTTCAGCTGAAAAAGGACGATGTCGAAAGTCAATTTACAATGGTACCGTTTGTTGACTTCCTCAATCATACGGATGAAGTGGATCAGCATTGCTATCCCGAGATCACGAGAGATCGTAAAGATCGACTAATGGGCGTCTTTAGCCTGAAATGCGGTAAGCGTGGATACGTTAAGGCTGGCGAGAATATTCTGCTCAATTATGGCCCACATTCAAACGATTTTCTTTTAAATGAGTACGGATTTGTGCTGCAGGAGAACCGCTGGAACTTCATCGACATATCAGATGAAGTCACGAACCTAATTGGCGGCGATGCTGTAATGATGgaattcttgaaggagCATGCCTACTGGGACAACTACACGATAAATTACTCCGAGATCAGCTATAGAGCGCTGGTTGCACTTAGCCTGCTTGTCACGCAAGACTACAGACGGGTCGAGAAACTACTGCTCGGCTACATTTCAGAGGATTACTTCTTGCCCAAGATTTCGGACAAGTTACGCGAGTTGCTGGAGAGATTGCTAGAAAGCTATCGAGACCGTCTCGAGTCTTTAACCACTCAGCCTGGAATGCCTGCTAATTTCTCAGCCCGAAATCTGGGGACTATTTACCGTGGTTACATAGACATTATTGAACATCACTTGGGCAGCTTGTCATAA
- the LIP2 gene encoding lipoyl(octanoyl) transferase LIP2 (ancestral locus Anc_8.407) produces MKPASMAMWLRNGLKVRCLQSGTTLRRISTKSCESKVKTRPIDESAKVLRHLHFSKQMPFKKGIDIQERFVKAQLDIKELHAKIRRRTAQLQQEKANANLNDNERQILDRILNMKPNPIILTFEFQPTYTGGKRIKKLITEEQISRYEEFCPSAQKNNMKPKFVQVERGGQVTFHGPGQVVAYIILDLKTFKDFPAKCFVSSIENATINALRDAKGHDDEGALDVRARKTDQTGVWVTDKKIASIGVHVRRSITSHGVCINVCPDLSYLNSFEMCGLPNSLATSVKELRPASSITTKDIAVSFVNELAKVIGIDVVERAELDDIEL; encoded by the coding sequence ATGAAGCCTGCTTCAATGGCAATGTGGCTACGAAATGGTTTAAAAGTACGATGCCTTCAGTCTGGCACAACATTGAGACGAATCTCTACCAAAAGTTGCGAGTCGAAGGTGAAGACAAGACCTATTGATGAGTCTGCGAAAGTGCTCAGACATCTGCATTTTAGCAAGCAAATGCCATTCAAGAAAGGTATTGATATCCAGGAACGGTTTGTGAAAGCTCAATTGGACATCAAAGAACTTCATGCCAAGATAAGGAGACGTACAGCACAGTTGCAGCAAGAAAAGGCCAACGCAAATCTTAACGACAATGAAAGACAAATACTCGATCGCATTTTGAATATGAAACCTAACCCAATCATTTTGACCTTTGAATTCCAACCCACTTACACTGGCGGCAAGCGAATAAAGAAGCTGATCACAGAGGAACAAATCTCGAGGTATGAGGAATTCTGTCCATCGGCACAAAAGAACAACATGAAGCCAAAATTTGTCCAAGTAGAGAGAGGTGGCCAAGTCACCTTCCATGGCCCCGGACAGGTTGTTGCATATATCATTTTGGATCTAAAAACATTCAAAGATTTCCCTGCGAAGTGCTTTGTTTCGAGCATTGAAAATGCTACGATCAATGCTTTAAGAGATGCCAAGGGACATGACGACGAAGGAGCATTGGATGTGCGTGCCAGGAAGACAGACCAGACTGGAGTCTGGGTTACCGATAAAAAAATTGCCAGCATAGGCGTTCATGTTAGGAGATCTATAACCTCGCATGGTGTTTGCATAAACGTTTGTCCAGACTTATCCTACCTGAATAGCTTTGAGATGTGCGGTCTTCCGAATAGTTTGGCAACCTCAGTTAAAGAGCTGCGTCCAGCCTCCTCGATCACAACAAAGGATATTGCAGTCAGCTTCGTGAATGAACTGGCAAAGGTCATCGGCATAGATGTCGTAGAAAGGGCAGAGCTGGACGACATAGAACTTTGA
- the VPS64 gene encoding Vps64p (ancestral locus Anc_8.408), with protein sequence MTEVERSWRRTPESHSGSNGQMLMGNASPVKRRARSNSKSNGGKMSEEMEEGHKQKLQEKRLEQPLELDTFRPAVAPRNKYTHIIILKSLNETFETKFLVVPFKPESFKLGRPVVNSNASSQNYAGAGGNIGKQDPQQVPQVRPDNGHFDSRVLSRNHASLSCDPATGKIYIRDLKSSNGTFVNGDRIDQNDVELKVGDVIDLGTDIDSKFEHRKISAYVEDISVIPLINETAQTGNSLFDSSSGKDAYATGPPSGSTGQEYMSGSSTTAQRAAFEAAMFGDVNNLDLEDTVLGSETEILSGIFINNSIGTSPNLINVIKALATEISLEKHEYAKLKSMESFLINYTTNLEYVNKLMVEKNDKQLVKLQSALRQKMSEKQSHIMKEHKLQLDTVLREKNDMQRAFDIEATKSEEHIKELQNDLEDLRTRLEVEKYRNAQLSKSIIEQDQRDEPAQNTQNGTKLKENRAASAGKGVDSEHRRLGGGSLLLVSVISVGFIAYAMTLSSENHA encoded by the coding sequence ATGACCGAAGTTGAgaggagctggaggaggACACCGGAATCGCACAGTGGAAGCAATGGTCAGATGCTGATGGGCAACGCAAGTCCAGTGAAGAGGAGAGCAAGATCGAACTCGAAGAGTAATGGTGGCAAGATGAGTGAGGAGATGGAGGAAGGGCACAAGCAGAAATTGCAGGAGAAGCGTCTAGAACAGCCTCTGGAGCTTGATACATTTCGGCCTGCGGTGGCTCCAAGAAATAAGTATACCCATATCATAATCCTCAAGTCTTTAAACGAGACTTTTGAGACGAAGTTTCTAGTGGTTCCTTTCAAGCCGGAGAGTTTCAAGTTGGGGAGACCGGTGGTGAACTCCAACGCTTCGAGCCAGAACTACGCCGGGGCCGGGGGCAACATTGGGAAACAGGATCCGCAACAGGTACCCCAGGTGCGGCCCGACAACGGGCATTTCGACTCGCGAGTGCTGTCACGTAACCATGCTTCCTTGAGCTGCGATCCTGCAACGGGCAAAATATACATCAGAGACCTCAAGTCTAGTAACGGGACGTTTGTGAACGGCGATAGGATAGACCAGAACGACGTGGAACTGAAAGTGGGGGATGTCATCGACCTGGGCACCGATATCGATAGCAAGTTTGAACATAGGAAGATTAGTGCTTATGTGGAAGATATCTCGGTAATACCCCTGATCAACGAAACTGCACAGACGGGCAATTCGCTATTCGATAGCAGCAGTGGGAAGGATGCATATGCAACTGGCCCACCAAGCGGAAGTACTGGTCAAGAATATATGTCGGGCTCCTCAACTACAGCGCAAAgagcagcttttgaagcGGCGATGTTTGGTGACGTTAATAATCTAGACCTGGAAGACACAGTTTTGGGTTCCGAGACAGAAATTCTAAGCGGAATATTTATCAACAACTCCATTGGCACCAGTCCCAACTTAATAAATGTCATAAAGGCGCTGGCAACCGAGATTTCGTTGGAAAAACATGAATACGCCAAGCTGAAATCGATGGAAAGCTTTCTAATAAACTATACGACGAATCTGGAATACGTTAACAAGCTAATggttgagaagaatgatAAGCAGTTGGTAAAATTACAGAGTGCATTACGACAGAAAATGTCTGAGAAACAATCACATATAATGAAGGAGCACAAGTTGCAGCTGGATACTGTCCTCAGGGAGAAGAACGACATGCAAAGAGCGTTTGACATAGAGGCCACAAAGTCTGAAGAGCATATAAAAGAATTACAGAATGATCTAGAGGATTTACGCACCAGATTGGAAGTGGAGAAATACAGAAATGCACAGCTCAGCAAGAGTATTATAGAgcaagatcaaagagatgAGCCGGCTCAAAACACGCAAAACGGTACAAAGCTGAAGGAAAACAGAGCGGCGTCTGCAGGAAAGGGGGTCGACTCAGAGCACAGGAGATTAGGAGGTGGTAGTTTACTGCTTGTAAGCGTTATATCTGTGGGGTTTATCGCTTACGCGATGACGCTTTCCTCTGAGAACCATGCATAG
- the REF2 gene encoding RNA-processing protein REF2 (ancestral locus Anc_8.403), whose product MSHPIPQMVDISHALQSSAIEKMRSDIRDFQQASELSQSQFATVKKYMESLETAFAQFTKDNQHIESGTDPAVTAADKQLYSGLKAMYADYLLQLGNIWKQNSNSSGDCEPLDYIVEELPYLQPTERKSYIDNLILGNKYDEKLSKSGRILEAMINLCVLDSTLTANLRSYITFLRKIGFSNESLRRALPADLSNSPWLTESSSETVVDVAAAKKITTDRAGTPPLKEQDDKNGPDDEKKKKISFSRYLKKGDVPVNENGKRKSSAAAVRDGSKKVKKEEAATLNSILKASGSSKKNSNNIKFVDDSILVKVYGDGLPNEGLYVAPEKLKKILKPFKEGEPRETVLIENYKKKAPELDIEFDLSPEEFDVTETKGGPIPCETVVPLKYRLNFTNFSSELSSRPPREPVVVEEPMDAMKKNKGPLIVRAFGKNSLLLRKDRGGLPYKRVPEVVPIDYPSRASQ is encoded by the coding sequence ATGTCACATCCAATACCACAGATGGTGGATATCTCGCATGCTTTGCAGTCAAGCGCGATCGAAAAGATGCGGAGCGACATCAGAGACTTTCAGCAGGCGTCGGAGCTGTCGCAGAGCCAGTTTGCCACGGTGAAGAAGTATATGGAGTCGCTGGAGACAGCGTTTGCGCAATTTACCAAGGATAACCAGCATATCGAGTCTGGAACAGATCCTGCGGTGACCGCAGCGGATAAGCAGCTTTATTCAGGTTTGAAAGCGATGTATGCGGACTACCTGTTGCAGTTGGGCAACATATGGAAGCAGAATAGCAACAGCAGCGGGGACTGCGAGCCATTGGACTACATTGTGGAGGAACTACCATATCTTCAACCTACCGAGCGTAAAAGTTATATCGATAATCTGATCTTAGGTAATAAGTACGATGAAAAGTTGAGCAAATCGGGGAGAATTCTGGAGGCTATGATCAACCTTTGCGTGCTGGACTCGACGTTGACGGCCAATTTGCGCTCATACATCACTTTCCTGAGGAAGATAGGATTTAGCAACGAATCGCTCAGGAGAGCTCTCCCGGCAGACCTGTCGAACTCGCCGTGGCTGACCGAGAGCTCCAGCGAGACGGTTGTGGACGTCGCTGCTGCCAAGAAGATTACAACCGACAGAGCAGGCACCCCGCCGTTGAAGGAGCAGGATGACAAGAACGGTCCtgacgatgagaagaagaagaagatatcgTTCTCAAGGTACCTGAAGAAGGGAGATGTGCCGGTGAATGAAAATGGTAAGAGAAAGTCCTCTGCAGCCGCAGTACGGGATGGCTCGAAGAAAgtcaagaaggaggaagcAGCTACTTTGAATTCAATCCTAAAAGCAAGTGGcagctccaagaagaattcaaACAACATCAAATTCGTAGATGACTCTATACTGGTGAAAGTATACGGTGATGGTCTTCCGAATGAAGGATTGTACGTAGCACCtgagaagctgaagaagatactGAAGCCGTTCAAGGAAGGGGAACCTCGAGAAACCGTCCTGATTGAAAACTATAAGAAAAAGGCTCCCGAGCTAGACATTGAATTCGATTTATCGCCCGAGGAATTTGATGTAACGGAGACCAAAGGTGGTCCCATCCCATGCGAAACAGTCGTACCTCTAAAGTATAGACTTAACTTCACAAATTTCAGCTCGGAACTGAGTAGCAGACCGCCACGAGAGCCTGTTGTCGTCGAAGAGCCAATGGACGCTATGAAAAAGAACAAAGGACCACTTATCGTACGAGCTTTCGGCAAGAACAGCCTCCTTTTAAGAAAGGACAGAGGTGGACTGCCCTACAAGCGCGTTCCCGAGGTTGTTCCTATAGACTATCCATCTAGGGCGTCCCAGTGA
- the CBS2 gene encoding Cbs2p (ancestral locus Anc_8.405) — protein MANIPRAYSLVNNPIASLLAYEIAQIPSQPKVPQVVLLLNDQKKLSRFLENDSKLTIQKGNDSDYHHTQFMASHLPPVYSSGQVASIANAIFSGPHTKGLVQSIRKYCACFHGFSNILLVDPPAGAIEHLYRKVWRTVHSRPNLFVGVTTQRERRIATSVDEFRIDVKQGTLSLSISPVPKDFKHYTFNTTFDDELKRRHDVDLFKLLDAASNNESGVVPLDIRYHSYGELLLMRLERLIVESCTEPLAAIYGCRYIGELLFSSQADDMIRKMIKEQMRILWLTHPFLANIQNSGIALDCERLYSVIKKELNSGIDRKSVMRLKVDQLEATNVNELTGYFVRLAAYRKIDCKWNEAVTNLVKGKVALTRHRALSHKYL, from the coding sequence ATGGCGAACATTCCCAGAGCGTATTCGTTGGTGAACAATCCGATTGCCTCGCTGCTAGCGTATGAAATAGCCCAAATACCAAGTCAACCGAAGGTTCCACAGGTCGTGCTGCTCTTAAATGACCAGAAAAAGCTGTCGAGATTCCTGGAGAATGATTCTAAACTGACTATACAGAAGGGAAATGATTCCGATTATCACCATACCCAGTTCATGGCGTCACATCTTCCGCCGGTGTACTCGAGCGGGCAAGTCGCCAGCATAGCTAATGCCATCTTTTCTGGCCCTCACACCAAGGGTCTGGTTCAATCGATACGGAAGTATTGTGCCTGTTTCCATGGTTTCTCCAATATACTCCTAGTGGACCCGCCTGCTGGTGCAATCGAGCATCTCTACAGAAAGGTATGGCGGACTGTGCATTCCAGACCCAATCTGTTCGTTGGCGTCACAACCCAACGAGAGCGTAGAATTGCTACCAGCGTCGATGAGTTTCGAATCGATGTCAAGCAGGGGACGCTGAGTCTGAGCATCAGTCCAGTCCCAAAGGACTTCAAGCATTACACATTCAACACAACGTTCGacgatgagctgaaaaggcGGCACGATGTGGACCTGTTCAAGTTGCTAGATGCTGCCAGTAATAATGAGAGCGGAGTCGTACCGCTAGATATTCGCTACCACTCCTACGGTGAGCTTCTCTTAATGCGTTTGGAACGGCTTATAGTTGAAAGCTGTACCGAGCCACTGGCGGCCATTTATGGATGTAGGTATATTGGtgagcttcttttctcGAGCCAGGCTGACGATATGATTAGGAAAATGATTAAAGAGCAGATGAGAATACTTTGGTTAACCCACCCTTTCCTAGCCAACATACAGAACAGCGGCATAGCGCTCGACTGCGAGAGGCTTTATTCTGTCATtaagaaagagctgaacaGTGGTATTGACAGAAAGAGCGTGATGAGACTAAAAGTTGACCAGTTAGAGGCGACAAACGTGAACGAACTCACGGGATACTTTGTCCGGCTTGCTGCCTACCGAAAGATCGATTGCAAATGGAACGAAGCTGTCACGAATCTGGTTAAAGGTAAAGTGGCACTGACACGACATAGGGCCTTGAGTCATAAATATCTATAG
- the MSS116 gene encoding ATP-dependent RNA helicase (ancestral locus Anc_8.402) yields MLLRSLLAVGKNPATRATCGSRNGWFFAAIRCYQNDRSRGYNGGRSGQKSFGRYNDRVRRGRFQGDRESGEPELNSAHFSKLIHHPKEENAPEVTLDQLLEQGVIDKTLHKSVSRMKFAGLTSVQQKTIRPIVESKEQDVIARAKTGTGKTFAFLIPIFQHLINTRRESQYMVKCVIVAPTRDLALQIESEVKKIHEHNYGLKKFGCVSLVGGTNFGSAMRRMSSLRPNIVIATPGRLMAVLEQYADKYFRFVDFKVLDEADRLLEIGFKEDLEQISDLLNEKNAISSDHIRTLLFSATLDEKVQLLAGKIMNKDECVFLDTVDKNEPEAHEKIEQSLVLSEKMAHSIYAAIDHIKKRIEADKNYKAILFTPTVKFTRFLSSILRSDLRSKLPVLEFHGQIDQKKRTHLVQQFKRDRSGLLVCTDVGARGMDFPNVEEVLQIGVPSELANYIHRIGRTARGGSEGSSVIFLCEEELPFVDTLLRRKKVEIKNQEEYSPSETSAAEFEQKVNDEELLADAITSLISFYRSSAKEYGFYEKRLLPEIASTYGMLLNDEQRRVPIHSRVQLDRLGFARSPLASEMFELHGDATSASRGDTRPQSRSRFNRRGSSNNGRNKKSFSSNFNDEGGRRNNSYGRKFYERRQGHNPDFASRME; encoded by the coding sequence ATGTTGTTGCGATCATTGTTGGCGGTAGGAAAAAATCCGGCGACGAGAGCGACTTGTGGAAGCAGAAACGGCTGGTTCTTTGCGGCGATAAGATGTTATCAGAACGATCGATCAAGAGGCTATAATGGCGGCAGATCTGGTCAGAAGAGCTTTGGACGCTACAACGATCGAGTGAGGCGGGGGAGATTCCAGGGAGACCGCGAGAGTGGTGAACCGGAGCTGAATAGCGCACATTTCTCGAAACTGATTCACCATCCCAAGGAGGAAAACGCGCCAGAGGTGACGCTGGACCAACTTCTGGAGCAGGGAGTGATCGACAAGACACTGCATAAATCTGTCTCGAGGATGAAGTTCGCGGGACTGACTTCTGTGCAGCAAAAAACGATCAGACCGATCGTCGAAAGTAAAGAGCAAGATGTCATAGCCAGAGCCAAGACCGGTACGGGTAAAACTTTTGCTTTCTTAATACCAATTTTCCAGCATCTGATCAACACTAGGAGGGAGTCTCAGTACATGGTGAAATGTGTCATTGTGGCACCGACAAGAGATTTGGCTCTGCAGATAGAGAGCGaagtgaagaagatccaTGAGCACAACTATGGTCTGAAAAAGTTTGGCTGTGTCTCGCTTGTGGGAGGCACGAATTTTGGCTCCGCTATGAGGAGAATGTCATCCCTGAGGCCCAATATAGTCATCGCTACGCCCGGTAGGCTGATGGCGGTTCTGGAACAGTACGCTGACAAGTACTTTAGATTTGTTGACTTCAAAGTTCTGGATGAGGCCGACAGGTTGTTGGAGATTGGATTCAAGGAGGACTTGGAGCAGATTTCGGATTTGCTGAACGAGAAGAACGCGATTTCTTCGGACCACATCAGGACTCTGCTGTTCTCGGCTACTTTGGATGAAAAAGTACAGCTCTTGGCTGGCAAGATCATGAACAAGGATGAATGCGTCTTTTTGGACACCGTTGACAAGAACGAGCCCGAGGCCCATGAGAAGATCGAGCAGTCCTTGGTCTTGTCTGAGAAGATGGCCCATAGCATTTACGCTGCCATCGATCATATCAAGAAAAGGATCGAAGCTGATAAAAATTACAAGGCGATTCTCTTCACCCCGACGGTGAAGTTCACCAGATTTCTATCGTCAATCTTAAGAAGCGATCTACGCTCCAAGCTTCCTGTGCTGGAGTTCCATGGTCAGATTGACCAGAAAAAGAGGACACATCTTGTGCAGCAATTTAAGAGAGACCGCTCTGGATTACTAGTTTGCACAGATGTTGGCGCTCGTGGTATGGACTTCCCCAATGTTGAGGAGGTGCTGCAAATAGGTGTTCCATCGGAGTTAGCAAACTACATCCACAGGATTGGTAGGACTGCGCGCGGAGGATCAGAGGGTTCTTCTGTCATATTTTTatgcgaagaagagcttccGTTTGTTGATACCTTGCTACGCAGGAAGAAGGTCGAAATTAAAAACCAGGAAGAGTACTCTCCATCTGAGACCAGTGCCGCTGAGTTTGAACAAAAGGtcaatgatgaagaactacTGGCTGATGCTATTACCAGTTTGATCTCTTTCTACAGGTCCTCAGCCAAAGAATACGGATTTTATGAAAAAAGACTACTGCCGGAAATCGCATCTACTTATGGTATGTTACTGAACGATGAGCAGCGCAGAGTACCCATCCACAGTAGGGTGCAGCTAGACCGGCTTGGTTTCGCCCGCTCTCCTTTAGCCTCTGAAATGTTTGAGCTACATGGGGACGCAACGTCAGCTTCAAGAGGAGACACTCGACCACAGAGCCGCTCCAGGTTTAACAGGCGAGGCTCAAGCAATAATGGGAGAAATAAGAAGTCGTTCTCATCGAATTTCAATGATGAAGGTGGACGTCGTAACAATAGCTACGGCAGAAAGTTTTACGAAAGGAGACAGGGACATAATCCGGATTTTGCAAGCAGAATGGAGTGA